The following are encoded in a window of Hippoglossus stenolepis isolate QCI-W04-F060 chromosome 10, HSTE1.2, whole genome shotgun sequence genomic DNA:
- the LOC118116093 gene encoding histone H2B, producing the protein MPEPAKPAPKKGSKKAVAKAPGKGGKKRRKSRKESYAIYVYKVLKQVHPDTGISSKAMGIMNCFVSDIFERIAGEASRLAHYNKRSTITSREIQTAVRLLLPGELAKHAVSEGTKAVTKYTSSK; encoded by the coding sequence ATGCCTGAACCAGCGAAGCCTGCGCCCAAGAAGGGCTCCAAGAAAGCGGTGGCGAAGGCCCCCGGTAAGGgcggaaagaagaggagaaagtccagGAAGGAGAGCTACGCCATCTACGTGTACAAGGTGCTGAAGCAAGTCCACCCCGACACTGGGATCTCCTCCAAGGCCATGGGCATCATGAATTGCTTCGTGAGCGACATCTTCGAGCGCATCGCCGGTGAGGCCTCTCGTCTGGCTCATTACAACAAGCgctccaccatcacctccagggAGATTCAGACCGccgtccgcctgctgctgcccggGGAGCTGGCTAAACACGCTGTGTCTGAGGGCACCAAGGCCGTGACCAAGTACACCAGCTCCAAGTAA
- the LOC118116078 gene encoding histone H4: MSGRGKGGKGLGKGGAKRHRKVLRDNIQGITKPAIRRLARRGGVKRISGLIYEETRGVLKVFLENVIRDAVTYTEHAKRKTVTAMDVVYALKRQGRTLYGFGG; this comes from the coding sequence ATGTCTGGacgaggaaagggaggaaaagggctCGGTAAAGGAGGCGCAAAGCGTCACCGCAAAGTTCTCCGTGATAACATCCAGGGAATTACCAAGCCCGCCATCCGCCGCCTGGCTCGCCGTGGCGGAGTGAAGCGTATCTCCGGTCTGATCTACGAGGAGACCCGCGGCGTGTTGAAGGTTTTCCTGGAGAATGTGATCCGCGATGCTGTCACCTACACCGAGCACGCCAAGAGGAAGACCGTGACCGCCATGGACGTGGTGTATGCTCTGAAGAGACAGGGCCGCACTCTGTACGGCTTCGGTGGATAA
- the LOC118116091 gene encoding histone H2B, which yields MPEPAKPAPKKGSKKAVAKAPGKAGKKRRKSRKESYAIYVYKVLKQVHPDTGISSKAMGIMNCFVSDIFERIAGEASRLAHYNKRSTITSREIQTAVRLLLPGELAKHAVSEGTKAVTKYTSSK from the coding sequence ATGCCTGAACCAGCGAAGCCTGCGCCCAAGAAGGGCTCCAAGAAAGCGGTGGCGAAGGCCCCCGGTAAGGccggaaagaagaggagaaagtccagGAAGGAGAGCTACGCCATCTACGTGTACAAGGTGCTGAAGCAGGTCCACCCCGACACTGGGATCTCCTCCAAGGCCATGGGCATCATGAACTGCTTCGTGAGCGACATCTTCGAGCGCATCGCCGGTGAGGCCTCTCGTCTGGCTCATTACAACAAGCgctccaccatcacctccagggAGATTCAGACCGccgtccgcctgctgctgcccggGGAGCTGGCTAAACACGCCGTGTCTGAGGGCACCAAGGCCGTGACCAAGTACACCAGCTCCAAGTGA